The following DNA comes from Watersipora subatra chromosome 8, tzWatSuba1.1, whole genome shotgun sequence.
ATCTGGTCCATACACAAATAGGCACGCGGCTAGTGGACTGTTATTTGAGAAAATAATGGTGCATGATGTTGCTTTTTAGTTCATAAGGCAGTTTTGTTGACGACTTACCATTTTAGTTCATAATCaacactacatgtatattttaggAATCCAAagacataataaaataaatacgcAATACGATTACAAATTTTACAATAGTAAATGAGTAGAGGATAACACCACATCACTCACATGACCTGGCTAAAATTGTGTGGGGTTTGGCATCTTAGTTCTCAGTTTACGATAACCTTGTTGTACAATTTTTTCGTCCTGCTGCGTACAACACACTGATTTTTCGCCCTCCatataaaatcaacaaaaaattctctTAAATTCAAAATTGGCAGTCAGCGATTACGTCTGATTACAGTGCTGattacgtcgaaataacaaatatgccgatgtgatatttgttgaaatttctCTAACAATGAATAAAAGAGATACAATGCTCACTCCTGTCGGTGTTGTTAGTTGATGTGAAAAccaaaccggaaacagataggtgatgaaattttagtgatgaaaaagttgcagttcagtaaaatagttaaaagtaCGTAGTTATTCTtcattagtatatatatatatatatgggtactCTATAAATGTTGGAATAATCTGTTCTGGGAACGTTTACGCTACAGGTATTTTACTCTATATGAATgtaaaatacatgcaatatGTTTAATCTGTTTTAAGATattcccaaactcacccctttgctctttgaaaaagaaaaaaactagacTTCATTTTTTAATACGACTACAgcaactgcagtattattggtttgtatcggcaacttttctcctttttcttttCACTTTCATTCAGTTTATCATTCGTTTATTATTACCGTGATTTCACAATAAGGGGAATGTCAcactttcaattttaatttacaTCGATTTTTTCCATTCTTGTTCTAGATGGCAATGTCTATTCTTCAAcggaaaactaataaaaaacattttgtgttgaaaagaaagtgaaaaatatagcTGTGTTATAATGAAagctctgtctgtctgtctatccgtTGCCAGgttagaggttaggataaaaacaattttatcaaagcaaaaactacataaattctttaggttatttggaatttacgttatagggctGTCTACTGTATTCCATTTATTGCAAAAATGCCTCCATTTCTTGTAGTTAATTCAGTTTGTAAATTATTGAATACTTGAGTGACATTTGCGTTATAAACCAGCATTTGTTTATcacagtggttcccaactaccttggagccatggaccccctgagctcCTTATCTAAAACTCAcggacccctttataaacatcataatatatggtgttgataacaatgcattgtaaattgaaatgttctattttccatggatcttagtatatcgctgaaattgaagagggTGGTGAACAGTGTTTGCCGGTTagaggttttgttgttttgtactactaaccgaTAATCAGGTACTATCCATCGATTGATGCACATAGGTGGTAAAAGTCtggacccaaaaacctaacaagacaacgGGACCACCCCGCGGGAATTTCATTagccccgaaacccaggctagcgcAATCCCAACAGaactcgatcattaaaccccaccCATATGATAGCCTTCGCCTATCTTTTTAAGGTTTTATGTCATTGATCCAATCACTGcaagacagaaatagctgtaaataactagctagaaaaaccaatactggcaTCAGCCTGTGGACCCtctcaaaacctcctgtggacccctaggggtccatggaccaccagttgggaaccactggtttATCACAATTGATACATAAACCATAACTCCGATTTAGTGTTGGTTTTCCTAATGTTAAGTCATGCAGCGAATAAAATATTAGCTATATGGAGCAGCTCAAGAATTAATTCAGCTGTAATGTAGCTCACGAGCCAAAAATACCAAGTGAGTGATACAAATTTTCATCTTTTTATAGCTGCAAGAATCCAACAAAGTACATCAGTGAAGAAGAAGGATATCCGAAAGTTTCTGGATGGTGTATACGTCTCTGAGAAACTGAACATTGAGGTTGCTACCGAGGACTGAGTCTGAATCGCTTACAGTGCTGCTTGTGTTGTCCTCTGTTACCatctaattttttatttggCTCTCTGTGAGAtcaataaatgataaaaacctGCATTTGCCTTTTTCTTCTGTTTGGTAAGTCATCCCATTGCCATGGTTTGTAGTTCGCTGTGCCCACTTggttgatttatatatattcaaaatcGTTACCTGGTTTTATGACTTGAAATTTTTAACCTAATCACACAAATGGTATCAAACTAACTTTGCTTGAGCCATTGCCAAAACTGGTATTTAGATTCCCTATCGTAAGAAGTAATTTATAAAGAGCAGATCTAACCAGCTGCCTCTACCCAGTAAAATGAATATAGTTCACCTTAGGGTTCTCATCCATTTCAGAGGGCTGTATTGCAAAGCAATTCGTTCAAAATCTGAAAGTTTTCTTATTACGAATGATGTAATAAGAAAATCTCTGCATGCAACTATTTGCATGCAGAGGTGACTAAGgacttatttttgttttacatggTGGCATACTATACAAGTAATTTTAAGGGAGTgggtaatatacatatatactaccCAAGTTGCTTTCATATATTCTATAGAGTATGCTGAGCTGGTAAAATATTGGTGTCTTTAGCAGCTCTTGTTTCAACTTATTGAACtagcataaaataaaacagtctAAACAGCTTGTTTATTTATTACGCTTCAAGATGTCTTATCTGAATATCTCAAACACttcaaataataatattttcctGTAGAGTTATGACTTACTAAGCTAGAAACCAGTTTTGTGGACTGAAGATAAAACTTGCAATAGGGATATGTGTTATCTGACCTTCCTCTGCTGTGGAGCTGTATAATGAGTGGCATTGTGTTCACGGTGTGTCAATAGAATGCTGACAGCCAAAAGGTTATCATTACATGTTCAAGCCAATAATTTACAATTGTGCAGAAGCCAACCTTTTTGTGAATACTAGTTGTACATCCATGTTGCGCTAAGCTGATGTTCACATAAAGCAGTGTTTGAATGTATTATTTGTAACAGGCTTGTACTACCTCAAAGCGCTTGAAGACGCTGATGATACAGCAAATTATAATCATATTAGTAGAGCTAATTTTAAAGTAACAAAAGGAATGAATTAACATATGATGTTATATCATTATAGCAGCCAACTGTATCATGTTGGATTTATGTTGGATTCACTTAACTATCTGTAACTAGCTTTACCTGGTTAGAAAAAACACTCCAATGCTCCAAAGCCACAAATCAAGCGTGTTCTTTTCACAACTTGTTACTTATATAATTGATATGAGATCTGAAGGTGTTTTATTACTAGGACACTAATACACATGTgcctaaaaatttttttaaaagcttttgatCTTGTAAGGCAGGCGTACAAGCCGTACTTGACCATTCCAAGACAAATCATACATTATGATTTcatgtatattttcataattatgTGAAGGGCTTGTTCCAAATTGGAACATAGGTTGTTCTGTTGTCAATTTCTGCAAAACTAGACCAAAAATTATAAGTTTGCGCAACCTGTCTGGAAAAAAAACGCACTATGTCCCTTCATTACAACAACAATTATTTTGGACATTGGCCTTGTCTGTGTTTACAGCTGGCTCAGATTTCACTTTCTGTTAGGTGCTAATGATTCAGCTGATGTAGTGACCTCAAGGTATGTGGAATAAcaacttatatacatgtaagtcatttgttggtggtaagtaAAGGTACATTCTCTCTAACATCACAAGCTTTATTTTGGTGTTTGCTTTACTGTACCTCCTTGCTCAAGAGCCACCTTTTACGTGTGTTACAATGTATATAGCTTGCTGCAACAACAGGTTAATGTATGGACAACGGCAGCGTGGTTTGGGTTTCTGTTTATGAATGGTTGAGCAGAGAAGTTTCAGCCATTTTGTTATTCTATTGTCACAAACACATTAGCATTTAGCTTCCAGAACCTTCTGCTAAAAGACTTATTTGCATAGCATAACCTTTAACAAGCAATGAATACTTATCATTATGCCTGCTGTACATCCTGATGTATTGTGTTGCCTTAGATATTGGTGCTTTCCAGTCTTAGATACCAATGCTTTCCAGTTTGGTGGTAACAGTGCTTTAGGATGCTACAATTATCAAAGCAGCACATCTTCGTTGATCTGTTTTTAAACCTTCTCTTGCACTTTCAAgctttataatagtttatatagtaataactcTACCACAGTTTTGTAGATCTCTTGctgttttaaaaaatagtttcatTTTCACATTAAACTACCGTCCCTATTTCTAAAGCGCTGCAACACATTCACGCTAGCCTGAGATCTTTTGCTCATGTAAAACTACAGAAGGGGTCGGCTTCTCGGAAATGCAGGCTCCTTCAAGCTACTTATTAATACTTAATAACTCTAATACGAAAGCTGGGATGGTAATCTTTATCCAGCTGTGCAAACGACGTGAAATTTACTTGTTCCTTTCTCTCTTGTCAGAACGGTTTGTGTCACGCTCACACTGTGATACCATCCGAGTAAATCGCAAGTTTTTCGCTGAAGCCGAGTTCGTGAGGCAGGATGAGCCGCTCCTTCCGACAGATCCCTCTTGTTAGCAAGTGGGCTATCATGAAGGAAGTCAAACCTATTGGTGAGTAGCTGTGAGCTGTTAATAGGGCTGCATGCAGTGAGGGTCtctacaaatatttttcaactttgtgaATAGAGAGATTTCTAGTAATGTCAGGAGCAGTGAAATATAAAAGAGACCATGTTTTCAAACCGCATGTCAACTTTTTTTGATGCCTAGGCAGTTTAGCTCATAAGTTTGCGTAGTATGAGCTTTGTGTGACAGCGTTTGGGAAATTTGTGCCACAATAGCAAAAAATAACAGTGCAATGGTCAATCAAGCATGTCACGGTCTAGCTGTCTGAAATCAGTAGCATTTGACCTGTATTTTCCAAAAGTTATTTATTGCCTTttcagtggttcttaacctggCGTCAATTGAACCTTACTTGTGTGGTAAGTCAGTCTCAGGGTATGGTGGAGGTCTGTCAAAGGCAACAGCAGAACTCACACCTATTTGCAAGGTTATCTCTATCAAAAGATATGCAATTTGTTGGGTTCATGCATTGTATTGGTTGTGTTTTGTGAACGTAGTGATGCTACTGCGTAGAGCAGCCACCGTGGCTCAGTGGTTAGGGCGCTGGCTTATGATCAATAGGTCAGTAGTTGGAGTCGCATTaggaccattggtggtgttCCAGACCCTCCAGACCCTTCAGACCCTCCAGACCCCTCATACCCTTCATACCCTTCATTTATATACCCTAAATGAAGGGTATCTAACCACAACTGCTTCTGTGTCAAATCTGGTCCGGTCATCGGCCACTAAATCGGCTTTCCTAGCTGCGCTCCAGCGAGGATGAAGAGGGTGGCTAACAATCCTGCAGGACTAAAACAAAATCTGACAAAGGGAGTTGGCTCCTCTGTGAGCTAATGGCCAGCTAGCTAAAGCTGGTGTTTCAATAGAAACACCTAACAGAAGGCAATGGCAAACCACTGTTGAAACCTGCCAAAAAAAGGCATGGTTATAGGGTTATAGGTTATGGTCATCTACATTCTTACAGGACGTGGTACATCGATAGATGAATGATAATGCACAGTTCATTTTGTGTACTAGTAAAATGTGTATTCGTCTTGAAAGCgaaaaaaatcatttgttttgcaataaaaactaGTTCAGTGAAAGTGCATATAAAACTGGTGGGGTTTGGTATGTCCAACAAGGTAAGAACCACTGCTCTAAATCAAAGGAAGTTAACCTGATTATCAGGTCTGAACCTGGTACTGGTCCATGTTTGGGTCTTCTAGTCAGAAAAAGAGCAAAATTGATGTTACAGGGAATCTGTCTATGAATCAACTCCACAGAGTAAAACCCAAATGGCTGAAGAACTTAGGCAAAGTAGTAAGGTATTCGTCTAAGGAGAGGATAGTAGAGGTTAGTAAGAGGCTGTTAAAAGATGCTACGAATGTGCATTAGTACCTGATATAACTCTCAGCTTCATCTGCTTCATTCTCTATCAAAAATGTAAATACTTTTTACTCATTTGATAATGGCTGAACATTTGTATTGCTACTCAAGATGATGGTTCCTATGTAGTCTCTACTACTAAGGTACCATCACCAGTAATGATAAGAAGAATCATCTACTTTTCTGTAATACATAAAACATGCAAATAAATTTCTGTGGGTCTAGTCTGAGATTTATGGCTTGCATAAAGCTGTTGTCAACATGCACATTTTGGAGTTGTTCTCTATAAGTTTGGTTTGTTAGGTCAAGCTTAGTAAATAGCACTATAATCATTTTTTATGCTGTTCATGAATGCTAGAACATTCTACACTAATTTGTCCTTTTGCTAAGGAGTTATCTCGCCATTTTCAGCTGAGTTTTATTTTAGATATACAATCCTAAGGATATTGAAGCCCTACTGCGTGCTGATGGGAAATGCCCTTTTAGGCCAGTGCTGCCTCTGCTCGACCTCGCTATCAAGCGTGGTCACCTTCAACCCAGCATCAGCCACACGTGAGGCAAATTTTGCTTGTCTATTAGAGAGCTTATCTTATGTCTGATTAAATCGACTGCAGACTAAAAATCCTGCTGTAGCTCTGGCATGAATCGTAAACCAAACCAGAGAACCCTGTGTATATTTCTTTGTCATACAGATTCTCTTGCATGTGAGTAACCACCTTAAGCAGGTCAACTTTGGAGTTTGTATATCAGTCGTGATcatgaaatgaaaaattttaaacttgcaACAACAAGATGGGGTTCATTTACCGGAAATGTCGTTGTTGGTGACAGAAAGGTCATCTGACCCAGGATGCTCTTTCTGGTGAACCAACAGAGCTGCTTAGTTTGCAATTTGAGAAGCATTTGTCTCAGTTGAATCTAGAGAAAGCAAGAAAGGCTTCCTGCGTTAATAGTTATTTCATATCATATTAGTATTCCATAGGGTTATACTTTTCTGTAAAGTTTACTCACTTGAAGCAGGTTTGCATGGGCATATTAGCCATCACACCATTTGCTTACAATATCTCAGGAACACTTTTTGGCTGCCAAACAACGAGGTTgtattactttatatatattatatatatattataagttatattacaaagttatattatattaagttatattattatattaagttatattattatattaagttattattattaaaaatattaagttaaatatttttctatttctcaTTAGACCtcacaatttttaaaagaaaaggtGAAAGGTTGGCTGTATCAGTTACTTATTATACTACCAGGTGGAAACTGTCACAATCTAAAATGGGTGTTACTTACCCATTTTTCTAATAACTCAATCCACAATATCAGAGGTGGAATATTAAAAAAACCAGCTTTCTTGTAAATTTTGTTCAAGTGTGTTACAGCACTGAAAAACAAAGTGTGTGACAAATTGCGAATACCACTAATGTATATCAAGTTGCCTAAATagttgaagtacatgtatttatgtaaaGAATATTGACAAGTGGTTGAAGTCCACTGGTAAAATTTAAACTCAACTTTTATACTGTACATAATTTGGTCCCTGAGGCCTTGGTCCGATATAATTtggggagttgttttctcatatGATCCTGGGTTCGAGTAAACGCAGCTGGGTAGTTCTGCACTTCCAGTTTACGTATGATTACGAAATTGTTGTTGCTTTGCTCGTGATATGTTTTGAATTCTGAATTCAAGTTTCCAAATTGCTAAGTTTCGAGTCGATTTGTCCAGTTAGTCCTTGAGATACCGCAAAAAATACCGAGGTTACTTCTAACTAGcagagaaatgaaaaatggctgctgacagaacattAGTTTTCAATAACACACCGATTGACATTCTTATTAATGAAGAGTCCAAAATAGACACAGCTAAAAAGCTTCTTCTTCTCAGCAACAAGAGTTTGacactaaaactatttgcttttaattcataacaaacatacgcactctatcagactcgatGTACTACAATCATTGTTTCTTCAGTTAGCTCTATAACATCACTTATTCGGAAGATTGTGAAAAAAACTAATTACTCtagttgtttgttttttatgGAGCTGTGCAAGTTTGAGCTTCAATATGATATTCAGTTAAACAAGGAATCCTTccttttttcgtgacgtcattctatcgttgtctgccatctttatggacaacttttattgttgaaaacacgaagcttctgcaattaattattgcaaacaatgcttttgtttgcaaattttttattttagtatcaaaacaacaccgaaaaatactattattcaagagaatgacgatcgttttctacaaagatttCGTTTTTCATACATGTTTTTGATCATACATGATACATCAtttttcgtggacgagcgcatgtgcaaacagggtgatgacatcaaaaaacgatggattgggCTATTTTAAGTGCATCCACAGTTGATGGGTACAGCCTGAGATACACAGTTTATGGGTACAGCCTGAGATCCACAGCTGATGGGTATACAGACTAAGATCCACAGTTGATGGGTACAGCCTGAGATCCACAGTTAATGGGTATAGCCTGAGATCCACAGCTGATGGGTATACAGACTAAGATCCACAGTTGATGGGTACAGCCTGAGATCCACAGTTAATGGGTACAGCCTGAGATCCACAGTTGATGGGTACCGCCTGAGATCCACAGTTGATGGGTACAGTTTGAGATCTACAGTTGATGGGTACAGTCTGAGATCTACAGTTGATGGGTACAGTCTGAGATCCACAGTTGATGGGTACAGCCTGAGATCCACAGTTGATGGGTACAGTTTGAGATCTACAGTTGATGGGTACAGTTTGAGATCTACAGTTGATGGGTACAGTCTGAGATCTACAGTTGATGGGTACAGTCTGAGATCCACAGTTGAAGGGTACAGCCTGAGATCCACAGTTGATGGGTACAGCCTGAGATCCACAGTTGATGGGTACAGCCTGAGATCCACAGTTGATGGGTTCCGCCTAAGATCCACAGTTGAAGGGTACAGCCTGAGATCCACAGTTGATGGGTACAGCCTGAGATCCACAGTTGATGGGTATAGCCTGAGATCCACAGTTGATGGGTACCACATGAGATCAAGGCTTGTATCTTGCTTGTATATGGAAGATTAGGCTTGATAGTGTCAACAAGTATGGATATAATAGGTCATATCTACTGTAATCTTATGGTATATACAGTGCATTGTACTTGTTTAGTCGTAGACATATCATAAATTATGAATTACCTCCACATGCTGTTTTTAAGCATCTGTGATCAACATGATAGTTACTCTTTTGAAGACCTGTGATTAGatactattaaatattttagcaacttGATTTAATGCAATAGTTCAGTTATCGTATCCTGAAAACAGTCTAATATTTGTAAAGATCTTAGGCTATGGCTTTTAGCTATGCGTTGACATGCATGTCTCTATCTACTGCCAACATAGCTTACCTTACTTGGTTACCATGTACTCTCATACCATCAATCGAAGCAAAAATCTACTGTAAAACCCCAAAAATTGTAAGAGCTACGCGGTTGAAATCAATTCACTTCACATGTACCGATCTGCATTTCacttacatataatatatatatatatattatatgataatcGGAAAGCATGCTACGCCTAAAATTAGAGCATTATGGCGGTCTCTCAAATGGACttgacataatattattaagGGTTTGACACAATATTAGGGGTTTGACACCTCTGGCAAGTGTATAAAACATGGTTCTAAACCTGGTGTCATACACCCAGGCATTAATGATTGTTAAGCTCAATGATTGTTTCAGCTGATGCAGGCAAATGATGAGTTGCTCTTGGCTTCTGTCAATGGCTGGTGTATAATTTTAGCAATGGTCATGCGTGGGCTGAAGTTCGTAAGAAAATGCAAAAGATATTTCTTGGCCAGTCTGCTGCCAGCCAGTTTTTTAGCCAGCAGCTGAGCGTGTGTGAGGCGTTCACCCAAGTGCTAGGCAGCGAGCAGGAGAGAGAAGGGAGAGTGCATGATTTCAGAGCTTGGGCATGCAGATTCGCTGCCGAGTGTAAGTTTTTAGCAACaacttacatgtagttgaaattaagaaattgaaattaaaaaattgaactgAAATACCAAAAGCTGTTTCATTCAGTTGTACAATAGCAGGTCAGAAAGCTTTCATTTCACTATAGAAAGTCAGAAAGCTTTCATTTCACTATAGCAAGTCAGAAAGCTTTCATTTCACCATAGCAAGTCAAAAGGCTTTCATTTCACTGTAGCAAGTCAAAAGGCTTTCATTTCACTGTAGCAAGTCAAAAGGCTTTCATTTCACTGTAGCAAGTCAAAAAGCAGTTTTATTGTAGCGTAGCAATTCAAAAAACTCTTTATTCTAATTACAGgtcaacaaacattttttgttgattttagaAGGACAAGTGGAATCAATATtgaaactaaatgtttttgttcTAGCCTACCCGCACTTTTGATGAAAAGACTACCAGTGGTTGCGTAGCTCACATTTGTATTAGTTTCAGTTTTCACTTTCTTTAGAACTTAAACTATTCACTCTTAACTTTTACTGAGAGGATGATAAATCGTAAACTCGGAACTTGTTCACTCATTAAATAATGTAAAATCgtagaaaagacaactcttaacCAGCAATTGCAGACGATTTGTTGTCATAAAATCCTAACAATAGCAAACGAGTACGAACGCAACATTTCTTACTAGCTGTAGGAAAGGTTTTACTGGGTGTGGAGATGGGCAGTTTCACTTCTGACACCGACTCCCCTGGTAATAGACTATGCAAGACTATGGATAAGTTGTTTACTCTGACCGCTGAGGGCTTTGCGCAGCCCCCCTGGAGTGGATGGTTTGAGACTCGGCTATACAAAGAGTGGATACACCATCATCAAGTTAGCAAACTGTAAGTAAACAGCCTACTTATACCAGTtactctacatgtatttacaggGTAGAATTCTAGTAGCTGATAAAACATAAATTCTAGTAGCTGATGCTTTGGAAACGCTAATGTGAATAGCCTCGGCAGTTTTAAAATCTTTGGTTTCCTGTGTGTATGGCACATGTTGGGGCTACACGCAGTGGCATGGGCTAACATGGCGTCTTGAGAAGGCGATGTTTTTATAGTAAAGACCTGGTTGCAATGACAGCCAGTCCCGCACTCATTCTTGAACTACGAAAACTAAAAAATGAATGGCTTAATGAGGGAGTGATCTCATAATCACGAGATTATTCAATTCAAATAAGAATCTGTGATCTCATAGCTTTCAGTGTTTGTGATAATTTGAATTATCAGCTTGACACTAGATGCGTTGAATGGAGAGCTAATGAGTTGATCGCTAATCACAACTGTTAGTCTTTACGTTTCCTTGTCCAACTTTTCATGAGTGTGGCTAGACTTTCAGATTATACATACGAATGATCTTTCATTCGTATCATTCTTGAAGAGCGGACAACTCCTTTTGTTTATATTGGGTTGATATTTGTTTGAACAATTACTCTTTCAATTATTTGGTAAAAAAGTCAAGAATTTTCATATATATAGTGTGTCTATCAACAGCTTGTATGATTTTTCTGGTAATATGATCTGGTAGCCAAAAAATTAACCACTACTACTCTATTCATTTGCTCTGTGCTTCCACTAGCTTTCTAACTATTCAACAAGAAAGCAATGCTCATATCATGTTATTCTTTTTACCATGTCTGTATTTTCTGTAGACCAGTGTTTAATTATTGCGTACggctaaaaaacttttttattcaattttgtaGACTCGTTGAAGAATTGATATCACTATATGGATTCCAGGCAGTTAAGAGCGTGAATAATCCATCAATAGAGAGTACAAGAGCATCTGAAGGTTATGTTATGTTGAATTTATTGGTAGATAGATTCTATGCAAGTTATTTCACTGTATggctgtttacattttcaccaATGTTTTCAGCTCAAATGTTTTCGTGTAGATAATCCCATGCATGCAGATACCTAAGGAACAACCTGTACAGAGCAGCGTCTATTTGTATTCAGACCGTAGAGAAAAGCAAACTTTCCTCAAAATTAGTGAAGCGCCCTGAGAGATTGTAGTTCCATTACAAGTGATTTGTGTGGTAGTAGATCTGCTACCAGTGACTCGTCTAGTAATACTATAGCTCTTCAATTGTGACTCATCCGGCTCCATCTTAGTTGACTCATTTGGTAGCagtataatatactatactAGATGTGCTACTCGGTGTTGCCCAGGTATCAAAAATCAGTTTGTAAACGATGAGAGATAATGAgggttgcctgccacttgctattaaccTTGCACATtaccaatggataatttgagtaagattactaataagagctaccactTCTCATGGCGTTAAGCCATAACTTTGTGTTGTGACAGAAagtggtagcgtatttgctcctgTATAGCGACGTGTATTGCCTAATGAATTCATCGAGCTcttgtggctgaattggtaaagCATTGGACTGTAGAACCGGAGCATCCGAGATCACAATTTTTGCGAtttggattctttattccaatgttttattagctacAGCTCAAACTTCACACATacccacaaactttgagaaatatatatatatatatatatatatatatatatatatatatatatatatatatatatatatatatatatatatatatatatatatatatggaagtTCTGAGTGTCATACAGTTATACAGCTTCACATAGCCAGATAtgtgttatatttattattcagaAAGAGATGGCGAATCACCATCTCATTGTTTTTTCACGGAACTCCTGGCTAGAAAAGATATCAGTGAGAAGGAAGCAGTAGACTTCGCTGAAGAGTTATTTATTGCTGGAGTAGAATCAGTATGTAATGATAAGTTATCTTTCTTTACCGGTTGTGAATTGTCTTCTCATGTTCCATTCATATAGCTTTATctattctttttatttttttcctactTTTTTACTTGTGGTCACAAGTTAATTACATGTTTTAAAGAAAGCTTCATTTGAAAATTGAAAGgcacaacaaattaaaaaagggaaatatgttaatattttttcgcTAAAAGACAATAATCGACTGTAAAAGTAAACAGCTCATATGGTAAACTGTTTGCTCAACTAaggtctgaccaaactgaagcTGAGACTTCCAAAGAATTAAGATTGTGACAGATGAAATTTACGATCTATTCTCTGTTTAATATAAGGAAGTTGTTAAAAATCATGAACCGTCATTATGCCTAATTTTAGCAACTTACAATAAACAACGGTAACTATGTTTGtcttaacaacaacaatagtaaaaatcGCTAAATTCCTACTGAAAGCCATTTTATAACTGGACATCATTCAAGAAGATCAATTCTAGCACTAACTCATTTCACAGAACACTAGATATTTTTAGCCAACAAGAGTCACAAACAACttgaagaatttttttttattcattcaaaTTTCAGACTGGCAATGCTCTAACCTTTCTCATGTACCACCTGGCCAAAAATCCTGTCAGTCAAGACAAACTATATGAGGATATACGAAGTTGTCTGCTCGGTGATGGAGAAATAACTCTCGACTCTTTT
Coding sequences within:
- the LOC137402770 gene encoding 1,25-dihydroxyvitamin D(3) 24-hydroxylase, mitochondrial-like, which gives rise to MKRVANNPAGLKQNLTKGVGSSIYNPKDIEALLRADGKCPFRPVLPLLDLAIKRGHLQPSISHTNGHAWAEVRKKMQKIFLGQSAASQFFSQQLSVCEAFTQVLGSEQEREGRVHDFRAWACRFAAESVGKVLLGVEMGSFTSDTDSPERDGESPSHCFFTELLARKDISEKEAVDFAEELFIAGVESTGNALTFLMYHLAKNPVSQDKLYEDIRSCLLGDGEITLDSFKNLPYLRACMKESMRLSPPVTGTARITRRDVTLGDYSIPSGTIVNTGSDVICHEEAYFPKPLEFDPERWLGSRRENIPPFAYLPFGYGARMCIGRRFAEQELMLAALLLVKEYEIRLVNPRLETNSIHKVFYAPDKVIGLVLKRR